In the genome of Streptomyces sp. Tu 3180, the window CGATGTACCGCAGGCTGTGCGGGTCGTCCTCGCGCAGCAGCCGGGACGTCTCGGTGTGCTCGAACGTGTCGTCGGGGTTCTCGGCGAAGACACCCTGGCAGGCCAGCGCGCGCAGCAGCCGCCGCAGGGTGTGCGGCTGGGTCTTCACCGCCGCCGCCAGGTCGTCCACGGTCATGGGGGTGTCGCCCAGCGCGTCCGCCACGCCCAGGCGGACGGCCGCGCGTACGGCGGCGGCGCACGCCGCCCCGAAGACGAGCTCCCGCAGCCGCATGGGCGGCGGGGGAGCCGGATCAACGGTCGTCATCCGTTGCCTCGCTTCTGCTGTCGTGCGGTCTGTGGGGGGCGGGCCGGTCAGCACATTCCGGCGGGTTCGGAGAGCGTGCAGGTGTTGCGGCTGAACGTGTTGGTCCCGGTGGTGTCCCGGTCGACCAGGTCGGCCGGGCCGTTGCCCGTCACCAGGTTGTCGCGGACCGCGTTGCGCTCGCCGGGGACGCCGACCAGGCTCTTGAAGAGCACGATGCCGCCGGACAGCGGGGACGTGCCCTTGTTGCCCTGGACCAGGTTCCAGGCCACCAGCGTCTCCTCGGCGCCGGTGAGGACGATGCCCGAGCCCTGCAGGAAGGGCAGCCGCGGCGTCTTGGGGCAGTACTTGTTGTTGGCGTGGATGTGGTTGCGCGTCACGCTCAGGTCGCCGGTCCGCGGCTCGGTCTCGTCGCCCACCACGAACACGGCGGCGCAGTTGCCGGTGGCCTCGTTGCGGTCGACGGTCAGGTTCCGCAGCCGCCGCACGGTGACGCCGACCCGGTTGCCGGCCGTCCGGTTGTACCGGATCACCGTCTTCCCGGCGTCCCGGGCGCCTTCCTCGGTGTCGACGGTGTTGGCCACGAACAGTCCGGCGTCGCCGTTCTTCTCGACCACGTTGTGGCTGAGCACGCTGCGGACGGAGCGTTCCTCGGCGATGCCCCACTGGCCGTTCTTCTCGGCGGTCACCTGCTGGACCTTCAGCCGGTCGGTCCCGGTGGCCCACAGCCCGTTCTTCCGGAAGCCCCGCAGCGTCAGCGCGCTCACGGTGACGCGCTCGACGGGCTTCTTGTCGGTGCCGGTCACGCAGATGCCGTTGCCCGCCTCGGCGCAGGCGCCCTTGGCGGAGTCCGGGCCGGGCACCAGGACGGTGCGGTGGGCGCCGTGGCCGCGCAGGGTCAGCCTCGGCACGGTGATGTCGACGCTCTCCTTGTAGGTGCCGGGCGAGAGGAGGACGGTGTCCCCCGGCTCCGCGGCGTCCACGGCTTTCTGGATCGATTCCCCGGGCTGCACGCGGTGCACGGTCGGGGTGTCGGCCGGAGGGGCGGCGCCCAGTCCCGCGGCCACGGCGGCGGCGCACGCGAGGTACGCGATGTGTCGTCTGGTCATGTGCCGAAGCTATGAGCGGGGATTGCGCCCCGCCACCGGTGATCACCCAGGTGGGCAGGGGCACGGGGGCGCGGGGTGGTGGCCGTCGCGCGGGGGCGGAGCGCGTCCGCGTCGGGGCGGGCGGGGTGGCACGGCACCGTCCGCCGGCCGGACCGGCCGGCGGACACCGTGATCGCACCGTGACGGCATCCACGGATGCTCGATCCTGCTCGGAAGTGCCTCCTATCGAGCACATATTGACATGCATGCGCCGAACCCGCAGAGTCATGCCCCGACAGTCCCCGCAGTCCCGACAGTGCACCGGCAGTGATGCAAGCCACCCCATCGAGGAGTGTTGCCGTCATGTCCGAAAACCCCGCTGTCTCCCGCCGGCTGCTCCTGGGCGGAGCCGTCGCCACCGGCGCCCTCGCGGCCGGGATGACCGCCGCCCCGGCCGCGTCGGCCGCGTCCGGGCAGGCGCCCCGCCGCAGACCCGGGCAGAAGCCGATGACCGGCGTGCCGTTCGACGTCCACAGAACCGTCCGCGTCGGCGTGATCGGCCTGGGCAACCGGGGCGGTGGCATGGTCACGGGCTGGGCGGCCGTGCCCGGCTGCACCGTGACCGCCGTCTGCGACATCCGCGCCGACCGGGCGAGACGCGCCGCCGACCGGCTGGCGGGCAAGGGCGAGCCGCGCCCCGCCGAGTACGGCGGCTCCGCCGACTCCTACGTCCGGATGCTCGAGCGCGACGACATCGACCTGGTGTACGTCGCCACTCCGTGGGAGTTCCACCACGAGCACGGCAGGGCGGCGCTGCTGAGCGGCCGGCACGCCGTGGTGGAGCTCCCCGTCGCGACCGAACTGCGCGAGCTGTGGGACCTCGTCGACACCTCCGAGCGCACCCGCAGGCACCTGCTCCTCGCGGAGAACTGCAGCTACGGCCGCAACGAACTGGCCATGCTCAGGATGGCGCACGCCGGTCTGTTCGGAGACATCACCGACGGCCACGGCGGCTATCTGCACGACCTGCGCGAACTGCTCTTCTCCGACACCTACTACACCGACTCCTGGCGGCGGCTGTGGCACACCCGCAGCACCGCCTCCCTCTACCCCATGCACGGGCTGGCCCCGATCGCGGCGGCCATGGACGTCAACCGCGGCGACCGGATGACCACGCTGCGCGCCACCGCGACCGCCCCGAGGGGACTGGCCGACTACCGCGAGCGCTTCGTCCCCCGGGACCACCCGTCCTGGAAGGAGACGTACGTCAACGGTGACCTGATCACCTGTCTGATCGAGACGGAGAAGGGGCGGGTCATCCGGGCCGAGCACGACGTGAGTTCGCCCCGGCCGTACAGCCGGATCAACACCCTCGCCGGCAGCCGCGGGATCGTCGAGGACTACGCGGGGCCCGCCCCGACCGGTGCGCGCGTCTACCTCGAACCGGACCACGGCGGCCACGCGTGGCGCGACTTCGACGCCTACCGCAAGGAGTTCGACCACTGGCTGTGGCGGAAGGTCGGCGACGACGCCGCCAACAACGGCGGCCACGGCGGCATGGACTACGTCCTGCAGTGGCGCACGGTCCAGCTGATGCGCGCCGGGCTGGTGCCCGACATCGACGTCTACGACTCGGCGGCCTGGTGCGCGGCGATCCCGCTGAGCGCGGCGTCCCTGGCCAGGAAGGGCCGCCCGGTCGAGGTCCCCGACTTCACCCGGGGCGCCTGGGCCGACGCGCGGCGGCCCGGACTCGACTCGCGCCCCACCGGGATGCCGCCCGTCGGCTGAACGTGGCCGGGAGCCCCCGGGCCGCCGTCGCCCGGACCTCGCGGGCACGGGACCGCCGGGTCCCGGCGGCTGCCCGGCCACCGGTCCGCCCGCTCGGGAACCGGGGACCGGCCGGGGCCGGTGTCCGTCCCCGCGGCCCGGCCCGGCGCACCCGCGTGCCGGGCCGGGCCGGTGGCGTCAACGGTTCATGGCCGCCCAGAACTCCTCGAAGGACATCCGGCCGTCACCGTCGGTGTCGAGCGCGTCTATCAGCTCCCGGGCCTGCGACGCGGTGATCTCGGAGCCCTCCAGCTCGGCCACGGCCTCCCGGTACTCGTCCGCGGTGACCAGGCCGTCCCCGTCCACGTCGTAGCGCTCGAAGACCTTGCGCGCCGCCGCCTCGATGATGTCCGCCATGTGCTCCGTCCTTCTGTGATCTTCGCTGACGGGGCCACACTATCCGCCCGGTCCGCGGCGACGCGGTCACCGTACGCCCTGCCGCGGCGCCTCGCGAGGAGCTCGCCCGCCCCCTGCGGACGGCAAGCACAGAAAAACGAAGGCAAGGAGGGACGACCCTCTCCTTGCCACTCTCAACGTATAGCGCACCGGGGGGCTTGCGGCAAGGCCCCGGTCCTCCCGCAGAATGGCCGGCCTTGACCGAAATCCACGAAAACGGGGGCCGCTCAGTGCGTGTGCTGCTATCGACGTACGGGTCGCGCGGGGACGTCGAACCGCTGGTGGGACTCGCGGTGCGCCTGCGGGAACTCGGCGCGCAGGCGCGGGTGTGCGCACCGCCCGACGACGACTTCGCGCAGCGGCTGGCCGGTGCCGGCGTGCCGCTGGTGCCGGTCGGCCGGTCGGCGCGCGCGCTGACGACCGAGGCGCCGGCGCCCTCGTCCCTGCCCCGGCGCGCGGCCGAGCTGATCGCCGATCAGTTCGACGCGGTCACCGCGGCGGCGGAGGGATGCGACGCGCTGGTGGCGACCGGCATGCTGCCGGCGGCGGCCGGCGCGCTCTCGGTGGCGGAGAAACTGGGCGTCCCCGCCGTGTCCGTGACCTTCCAGCAGCTCACCCTTCCGTCACCGCACCGCCCTCCCCTGGCGTATCCGGGCCGGCCGTTGCCGCCGGGAGTGAGTGACAACCGGGCGCTGTGGGACCTGGACGCCCGGAACGTGAACGCGCTGTTCGGCGAGGCGCTCGACACGAACCGGGCGGCGATCGGCCTGCCACCGGTGGACGACGTCCGCGGCTACGTCGTCGGCGACCGGCCGTGGCTGGCGACGGATCCGTTCCTGGACCCGTGGCGAAGGACGCGGGACCTCGACGTCGTGCAGACCGGCGCGTGGTTCCCGCCCGGCGAACGGCCGCTGCCGGCCGAGGTGGAGGCCTTCCTGGACGCCGGCCCGCCGCCGGTGTACGTGGGCTTCGGCAGCATGCCCCTGCACGCCTCGCGCGACATCGGCCGGGTGGCCGTCGAGGCGGTCCGCGCGCAGGGCCGCCGCGTCCTCCTCTCCCGCGGCTGGGCCGGCCTGGCCCCGGTCGACGACCGGGACGACTGCTTCGTCGTCGGCGAGGCCGACCACCGGGCGCTGTTCGGCCGGGTGGCCGCCGTCGTGCACCACGGCGGCGCGGGCACCACCACGACGGCCGCCCGGGCCGGCGCGCCCCAGGTGGTGGTGGCCCAGGCCGCGGACCAGCCGTACTGGGCCGGCCGCGTGGCCGGGCTGGGCATCGGCGCGGCGCACGACGGCCCGGTCCCGACCGTCGCGTCCCTGTCGGCCGCGCTCGGTACGGCCCTGGCCCCCGGGACCCGCGCCCGGGCGGCCGCCGTGGCCGCCGCGGTCCGCACCGACGGGGCGGCGGTGGCCGCGCGGCTGCTGACCGACGCGACCGGCGGACACGGGCCGTCGGTGACCGCGTGAACCACGCGGGATCAGTGAACCGGGCCGCCGCGCGCCCCGACCGCGCGGCCTCACATCGGAGCCAATGACGTGAACCCCTCGACCACCAGCGTCTTCGACCTTCCCGACCACCTCTCCCCCAAGGCCGACCCGGCGCTGATCGCCGGTGACGAGCAGCACTTCGCGGCCGTCGCGGAGTGCCTCGAGCGGTCGATCGCCGAGGTGTCCGGCCGCCTCGACGCCGCGCGCAGGGCGCCCGGCGGCCTGGGCCGGCAGGCGATGGACCGGGACCTCGAGATCCACCGGCTGACCGCCCGGCTGCGCACGCTGCGCCGCTTCGGCCTGGACCTGTGCCTGGGACGCACGGTCGGCGCGGACGACCCCGAGCCCGTGTACATCGGACGGCTCGGCCTCACGGACAGCACGGGCCGCCGGCTGCTGGTCGACTGGCGCTCCCCCGCGGCCGAGCCGTTCTTCGGAGCCACCCACGCCCACCCGATGGGTCTGGCGAGCCGCCGCAGGTACCGCTGGACCGACGGCCGGATCAGCGACTACTGGGACGAACCGTTCACCTCGGACGGCCTGGTCGGGCACGCCGCGCTCGACGCCCAGTCCGCCTTCATCGCCGGCCTGGGCGCCGGCCGGTCGCCGCGGATGCGGGACGTGCTCGGCACCATCCAGGCCGACCAGGACTCCGTCATCCGCGCGGGATCCCGCGGCGCCCTCGTCGTCGACGGCGGCCCGGGCACCGGGAAGACCGTCGTCGCCCTGCACCGCGCCGCCTACCTCCTCCACTCCGACCCCCGCCTCGGTCACCGCCGGGGCGGCGTGCTGTTCGTCGGTCCGCACCGGCCCTACCTGGCCTACGTCTCCGACGTCCTCCCGAGCCTCGGGGAGGAGGGCGTGCAGACCTGCGTCCTGCGTGACCTCGTCGCCGAGGGGGCCGCGGCGGGGACCGAGGCCGACCCGGACGTGGCCCGCCTGAAGTCGTCCGCGGACCTGGTGAAGGCGATCGAGACGGCCGTCAGGTTCTACGAGGAGCCGCCCGCCGAGGAGGTGACGGTCACGACCCCCTGGTGCGACATCCGGCTGGGCCCCGACGACTGGGCTGCGGCGTTCGGGGCGGCGGAACCCGGTACGCCGCACAACGAGGCGCGCGAGCAGGTCTGGGAGGAGCTGCTCACGATCCTGATGGACCGGCACGACGACGAGGCCGCGGCGCGGGACGGCGACGTACCTGCCGGTCTGCTCCGTGAGTCGCTGTCGCGGAACAGGGAGCTGGTCACGGCCTTCCACCGCGCGTGGCCGCTGCTCGAAGCGGCCGACCTGGTCGCAGACCTGTGGTCGGTCCCCGCCTACCTGCGGATGTGCGCTCCCTGGCTCGGCCCCGACGAGGTGCGCAGGCTGCAGCGCGCGGACCCCCGTGCCTGGACGGTGTCCGACCTGCCGTTCCTGGACGCGGCCCGGCAGCGGCTCGGCGACCCGGAGTCGGCCCGGCGCAGGCGTCGGCACGAGGCCGTCATGGCCGCCCAGCGCGAGCGCATGGCGCAGGTGGTCGACGACCTGATCGAGGCCGCGGCCGACTCCGGCGCCGACGGTGACGAGGGCGAGGGCCTGGTGACGATGCTGCGCGGCGAGGACGCCCGGGTCAGCCTGGCCGACGAGTCCGAACTGCCCGCCGCCGATCCGGACCTGCTCGCCGGCCCGTTCGCCCACGTCGTCGTGGACGAGGCCCAGGAACTGACCGACGCGGGGTGGCAGATGCTGCTGCTGCGGTGCCCGTCCCGGAGCTTCACCGTCGTCGGGGACCGCGCCCAGGCCCGGCACGGGTTCACGGAGTCGTGGCGGGAACGGCTCGAGCGGGTCGGTTTCGACCGGATCGAGCTGACCTCCCTGAGCATCAACTACCGGACGCCGGAAGAGATCATGGCGGAAGCCGAGCCGGTCGTCCGGGCCGTGCTCCCGGACGCCAACGTGCCGACCTCGATCCGCAGCGGCGGCGTTCCCGTCGTCCACGGGTCCGTCGCGGATCTGGACTCGGTCCTCGGCACCTGGCTCGCCGCGCATGCCGACGGGATCGCCTGCGTCATCGGCGGTCCCGCGTTCCGGGAGAGGCCACGCGTCCGATCGCTGACCCCGGAACTGTCGAAGGGACTCGAGTTCGACCTGGTCGTCCTCGTCGATCCGGAGACGTTCGGCGAGGGCGTCGCAGGAGCGGTCGACCGCTATGTCGCGATGACCCGGGCGACCCGGCAGCTCGTCGTCCTCACCAGCCCCTGAGGCCGGCCGGCGGACCCCGCGTGCGGGCGGGGCGGCCCACGGCGTACGGTCGGCGTGCGGGTCCCGGGCCCGCACCGCCCGGACGTGACGGGGCCCTCCCGCACGGCCGCCGTTCGCACCGAGGAGAAGCGTTGTCCCCCGACACCCCGCCGGCCGGCACCGAAGCCGGAGCGAAGACCGACGCCGGCTTCTGGCAGGAGCGCCGGGTGTGCTTCCTGACCACCCTGCGCCCCGAGGACGGCACCCCGCACCTGGTGCCCGTCGGGGTCACGTACGACCCCGAGACCCGTGTCGCCCGGGTCATCAGCGACGCCGGGAGCAAGAAGGTCCGCAACGTGCGCCGGGCCGCCCCGGGGGCCGTGGTCGCCGTCAGCCAGGTCGACGGCCGGCGCTGGTGCACCCTGGAGGGCACCGCCGTCGTCAGGGACGACGCCGAGTCCGTGGCCGAGGCCGAGCGCCGCTACGCCGAGCGCTACAGGCAGCCGCGCGTCAACCCGAACCGGGTGGTCATCGAGATCACCGTCACCCGCGCCCTGGGCACCGCCAAGCCGCCCGGCTGGTGACGCCGCGGGCCTCCCGGGGTCCGGCGACGGGGGGAACGGTCACTCACCGGACGGGGCCTCCCGCCCACCATGCGGTGGGCGGGAGGCCCCGTCCGGTTCTGCGTCCCCGCCTGCCGGGTTCCGGCTCAGCCGACCGGCGTCGCCGGGTCCTTGCCCGCCGGCGACGGGCTGTGCCCGGGTCCCCGCTCCGGGGCGGCGTCCGAGCCGCCGGACTCCTCGGCGAGGCGCTCCATGCCACTGGTGGTCTTCAGCGGCTTCTCCCTCAGGAACACGACGGCGACCAGCGCGAGCAGCGCGAACGGCGTGGCGATGAGGAACAGGTCGGCCGTGGCGACGCCGTAGGCGTGCTCGACGACGGACCGCATCGGGGCGGGCAGCGCGGACATGTCCGGGACGCTGCCCTCGCCCGAGCCCTCACCGGCCGGCGCGGTGACGCCCGCTTCCCTGAGCCCCTCGGTCATCTCGCTGGTGACCCGGTTGGCGAGGATCGCGCCGAGGACGCTGGTGCCGATGGTGCCGCCCATGCTGCGGAAGAAGGACAGCACGGAGGTCGCGGCGCCCAGTTCGGCGGCGGGCACGTCGTTCTGGGCGGCGAGCACCAGGTTCTGCATCAGCATGCCGACGCCGGCGCCGAGCACCGCCATGTAGAGGCTGAGCAGGGCGAAGGAGGTGTCCGCGTCGATCGTGGAGAGCAGGCCGAGACCGGCGGTCATGACGACCGCGCCCGCCACCAGGTACCGCTTCCACCTGCCGGTCCGGCTGATCACCTGCCCGGCGACGGTCGACGACACCAGCAGGCCCAGGATCATGGGCAGGCTCATCAGACCGGCGACGGTCGGCGACTTGCCCAGGGAGACCTGGAAGTACTGCGAGAGGAAGACGGTCCCGCCGAACATGGCGACACCGACCAGCAGGCTGGCGACGGTGGTCAGCGTCACCGTGCGGTTGCGGAAGATGTCGAGCGGGATGACCGGCTCGGGGGTGCGGGCCTCCACGAGGACCGCGGCGGCCAGCAGCAGCACGCCGCCGCCCGCGAGCGCGGCGGTCTGCCAGGACGCCCAGTCGAACTCGTTGCCGGCCAGCGACACCCAGATGAGCAGCGCGCAGACACCGGCGACGATCAGGAAGGCGCCGAGCCAGTCGATCCGCACCTCGCGCCGCGTGGTGGGCAGCCGCAGCGTGCGCTGCAGCAGGGCGATGGCGAGCAGGGCGAACGGCACGCCGATGAAGAAGCACCAGCGCCAGCCCAGCCAGGAGGTGTCCACCAGCACACCGCCGACCAGCGGCCCGGCCACGGTGCCCACCGCGAAGACGGCGCCGAAGATGCCGGCGTACTTGCCCAGCTGACGGGGCGGGATGATGGCGGCCATCACGACCTGCGCGAGGGCGGTCAGGCCGCCCGCGCCGATGCCCTGCACGACCCGGCTGAAGATCAGCAGGCCGACGCCGTGGGAGAAGCCCGCCAGCAGCGAGCCGATCACGAACATGCCCAGCGAGAGCTGGAGCAGCAGCTTCTTGTTGAAGAGGTCGGACAGTTTCCCCCACAGGGGCACCGTCGCGGTCATGGCCAGCAGTTCGGAGGTGACGACCCAGGTGTAGGAGGACTGGCTGGCGCCCAGGTCGGTGATGATCGTGGGCAGCGCGTTGGACACGACGGTGCCGGCCAGGATCGCGACGAACATGCCGGCCATCAGACCGGACATGGCCTGGAGTATCTGCCGGTGGGTCATGGCGGCGGGAGGCGCGTCGTCGGGCGCCGGGGGTGAGGTCACGAGATCTCTTTCGGTGGTGGTCGG includes:
- a CDS encoding right-handed parallel beta-helix repeat-containing protein; translation: MTRRHIAYLACAAAVAAGLGAAPPADTPTVHRVQPGESIQKAVDAAEPGDTVLLSPGTYKESVDITVPRLTLRGHGAHRTVLVPGPDSAKGACAEAGNGICVTGTDKKPVERVTVSALTLRGFRKNGLWATGTDRLKVQQVTAEKNGQWGIAEERSVRSVLSHNVVEKNGDAGLFVANTVDTEEGARDAGKTVIRYNRTAGNRVGVTVRRLRNLTVDRNEATGNCAAVFVVGDETEPRTGDLSVTRNHIHANNKYCPKTPRLPFLQGSGIVLTGAEETLVAWNLVQGNKGTSPLSGGIVLFKSLVGVPGERNAVRDNLVTGNGPADLVDRDTTGTNTFSRNTCTLSEPAGMC
- the helR gene encoding RNA polymerase recycling motor ATPase HelR gives rise to the protein MNPSTTSVFDLPDHLSPKADPALIAGDEQHFAAVAECLERSIAEVSGRLDAARRAPGGLGRQAMDRDLEIHRLTARLRTLRRFGLDLCLGRTVGADDPEPVYIGRLGLTDSTGRRLLVDWRSPAAEPFFGATHAHPMGLASRRRYRWTDGRISDYWDEPFTSDGLVGHAALDAQSAFIAGLGAGRSPRMRDVLGTIQADQDSVIRAGSRGALVVDGGPGTGKTVVALHRAAYLLHSDPRLGHRRGGVLFVGPHRPYLAYVSDVLPSLGEEGVQTCVLRDLVAEGAAAGTEADPDVARLKSSADLVKAIETAVRFYEEPPAEEVTVTTPWCDIRLGPDDWAAAFGAAEPGTPHNEAREQVWEELLTILMDRHDDEAAARDGDVPAGLLRESLSRNRELVTAFHRAWPLLEAADLVADLWSVPAYLRMCAPWLGPDEVRRLQRADPRAWTVSDLPFLDAARQRLGDPESARRRRRHEAVMAAQRERMAQVVDDLIEAAADSGADGDEGEGLVTMLRGEDARVSLADESELPAADPDLLAGPFAHVVVDEAQELTDAGWQMLLLRCPSRSFTVVGDRAQARHGFTESWRERLERVGFDRIELTSLSINYRTPEEIMAEAEPVVRAVLPDANVPTSIRSGGVPVVHGSVADLDSVLGTWLAAHADGIACVIGGPAFRERPRVRSLTPELSKGLEFDLVVLVDPETFGEGVAGAVDRYVAMTRATRQLVVLTSP
- a CDS encoding Gfo/Idh/MocA family oxidoreductase, whose protein sequence is MSENPAVSRRLLLGGAVATGALAAGMTAAPAASAASGQAPRRRPGQKPMTGVPFDVHRTVRVGVIGLGNRGGGMVTGWAAVPGCTVTAVCDIRADRARRAADRLAGKGEPRPAEYGGSADSYVRMLERDDIDLVYVATPWEFHHEHGRAALLSGRHAVVELPVATELRELWDLVDTSERTRRHLLLAENCSYGRNELAMLRMAHAGLFGDITDGHGGYLHDLRELLFSDTYYTDSWRRLWHTRSTASLYPMHGLAPIAAAMDVNRGDRMTTLRATATAPRGLADYRERFVPRDHPSWKETYVNGDLITCLIETEKGRVIRAEHDVSSPRPYSRINTLAGSRGIVEDYAGPAPTGARVYLEPDHGGHAWRDFDAYRKEFDHWLWRKVGDDAANNGGHGGMDYVLQWRTVQLMRAGLVPDIDVYDSAAWCAAIPLSAASLARKGRPVEVPDFTRGAWADARRPGLDSRPTGMPPVG
- a CDS encoding TIGR03618 family F420-dependent PPOX class oxidoreductase is translated as MSPDTPPAGTEAGAKTDAGFWQERRVCFLTTLRPEDGTPHLVPVGVTYDPETRVARVISDAGSKKVRNVRRAAPGAVVAVSQVDGRRWCTLEGTAVVRDDAESVAEAERRYAERYRQPRVNPNRVVIEITVTRALGTAKPPGW
- a CDS encoding MDR family MFS transporter; this translates as MTHRQILQAMSGLMAGMFVAILAGTVVSNALPTIITDLGASQSSYTWVVTSELLAMTATVPLWGKLSDLFNKKLLLQLSLGMFVIGSLLAGFSHGVGLLIFSRVVQGIGAGGLTALAQVVMAAIIPPRQLGKYAGIFGAVFAVGTVAGPLVGGVLVDTSWLGWRWCFFIGVPFALLAIALLQRTLRLPTTRREVRIDWLGAFLIVAGVCALLIWVSLAGNEFDWASWQTAALAGGGVLLLAAAVLVEARTPEPVIPLDIFRNRTVTLTTVASLLVGVAMFGGTVFLSQYFQVSLGKSPTVAGLMSLPMILGLLVSSTVAGQVISRTGRWKRYLVAGAVVMTAGLGLLSTIDADTSFALLSLYMAVLGAGVGMLMQNLVLAAQNDVPAAELGAATSVLSFFRSMGGTIGTSVLGAILANRVTSEMTEGLREAGVTAPAGEGSGEGSVPDMSALPAPMRSVVEHAYGVATADLFLIATPFALLALVAVVFLREKPLKTTSGMERLAEESGGSDAAPERGPGHSPSPAGKDPATPVG
- a CDS encoding glycosyltransferase, with translation MLLSTYGSRGDVEPLVGLAVRLRELGAQARVCAPPDDDFAQRLAGAGVPLVPVGRSARALTTEAPAPSSLPRRAAELIADQFDAVTAAAEGCDALVATGMLPAAAGALSVAEKLGVPAVSVTFQQLTLPSPHRPPLAYPGRPLPPGVSDNRALWDLDARNVNALFGEALDTNRAAIGLPPVDDVRGYVVGDRPWLATDPFLDPWRRTRDLDVVQTGAWFPPGERPLPAEVEAFLDAGPPPVYVGFGSMPLHASRDIGRVAVEAVRAQGRRVLLSRGWAGLAPVDDRDDCFVVGEADHRALFGRVAAVVHHGGAGTTTTAARAGAPQVVVAQAADQPYWAGRVAGLGIGAAHDGPVPTVASLSAALGTALAPGTRARAAAVAAAVRTDGAAVAARLLTDATGGHGPSVTA
- a CDS encoding EF-hand domain-containing protein, with translation MADIIEAAARKVFERYDVDGDGLVTADEYREAVAELEGSEITASQARELIDALDTDGDGRMSFEEFWAAMNR